Within the Feifania hominis genome, the region TCCCCGGCACCAGACCCGACGCCCACCATGTGATGGCCTTTGCCCATATGGATTCGCTCGGCTTTATCATCCGCCGCATCGACGACGACGGCTACATCCGCGTCGACCGTCTCGGCGGCATCCCTGAGAAAGTCCTTCCGGCGTCGCCGGTTAAGATCTGCCGGGAGGATGGCGCGGGCTGGATCGACGGCACATTCGGCGTCAAGGCTCACCACACCACCTCGCCCGAGGAGAAATTTCGCGTCAACACCCTGCCCGAGCTCTACATCGACATTGGCGCAAAGTCGGCCGAAGAGGTGCGCGCCGCCGGTATCGAGGTCGGCTGTCCGGTCGTCTACCGCCCCGCTTTCCAGCAGCTGCTCGGTACTCATGTGGCGGGCACCTCGATTGACAACCGTTCCGGCTGTACGGCGCTGATCAAAATGGCGTCTCTTCTCGCCGGTCAGGCCCACGAGTGCACGGTGCACCTCGTCGGCACAGTGTGGGAGGAGTTCAATCTGCGCGGCGCCATGATGGCAAACCGCACAGTCAAATGCGACATCGGCATCTGCGTCGACGGCAGCAGCGCCGCCGACACGCCCGATATGCGCTCGGCCTCCAACCTCACTCTCGGCGGTGGACCCGTGGTCAAGAAGTACTCATTCCACGGCCGCGGCACGCTCAATGGCCTGATTGTCAACCGGCCTCTTCTCGAGCATGCGCTCGCAACCGCCGAGCGCCACGGCCTGCCCTGTCAGAGAGCGGCGGGTATCGGCGGTCTCACTGACGCCGCCTATCTACAGCTTGAAAACGACGGCGTCGCCTGCATCGAGATCGGCTCGCCCTGCCGCTATGCCCACTCGCCGAACGAGTCGGCCGATGTTTTCTCCATCGAAAAGACGGGCGAGCTTGTGGGCGCCATGCTGCTTGAGCTACGCGCAGACTTCGACCCGAAGCGCTTTTGAGGAGGGATTGTATGGACAGAACAGAGCTTCGTGAAATCTATCGCACCTTTACTCTGACGCCCGCGCCCTCTGGCTATGAGTCCCGCATGGCGCAGGCGCTCAGCGCCCAGTTCGGGCGCTTTACCGACGATGTGAGAATTGATAAAGTCGGCAATGTCATCGCCACATTCCCCGGCACCGACCCGAGCGCGCCGAAGGTCATGGCGTTTTCGCACATGGACTCGCTCGGCTTTATCGTGCGCCGCATCGACGATGACGGCTTTATCCGCGTCGACCGCCTCGGTGGCATCCCCGAGAAGGTTTTGCCTGCAAAGCCGGTTCTCATCTGCCGCGAAGACGGCACGGACTGGGTGCCCGGCGTCTTCGGCTTCAAGGCCCACCACATCACCCCGCCCGAGGAAAAATACAGGGTGAACACCCTGCCCGAGCTCTACATCGACATCGGCGCGGAGTCGGCCGAAGAGGTGCGCGCCGCCGGTATTGAGGTCGGCTGCCCCGTGGTCTATGCGCCGCAAAACAC harbors:
- a CDS encoding M42 family metallopeptidase yields the protein MNTSELTGVLRDLMLTPAPSGYESAMAFKMREYFLKYTDDVVIDRVGNCIATFPGTRPDAHHVMAFAHMDSLGFIIRRIDDDGYIRVDRLGGIPEKVLPASPVKICREDGAGWIDGTFGVKAHHTTSPEEKFRVNTLPELYIDIGAKSAEEVRAAGIEVGCPVVYRPAFQQLLGTHVAGTSIDNRSGCTALIKMASLLAGQAHECTVHLVGTVWEEFNLRGAMMANRTVKCDIGICVDGSSAADTPDMRSASNLTLGGGPVVKKYSFHGRGTLNGLIVNRPLLEHALATAERHGLPCQRAAGIGGLTDAAYLQLENDGVACIEIGSPCRYAHSPNESADVFSIEKTGELVGAMLLELRADFDPKRF